Genomic window (Vigna unguiculata cultivar IT97K-499-35 chromosome 10, ASM411807v1, whole genome shotgun sequence):
CTCTCAAGAAATTTTAACTCACCATTAAAAAGGAGGTTAAATAAACTTTCAGGTTGTGTGAATTAATTAGAGTAATTAGTGTAATGAGGTTATTAGTGAAAGAAATGAGTGAGGAAATAAGTGGTGTGTTGAACATACGTAGCACAGTTGGTGGAGGTGCTGATATTGTAGGGTATGCTGCTGACGCTACATTTGCTTGGGAGTGAAGCGGCGAGGTCGAGGTTGATACTGGGGAAGCTACCGAAAAAGGATTTCAGGCAGTTGCACGCGGTCCGGCGGTCAGCAGTGTTCTTCGCGGCGGCGTTCAGGTTCTTCAATCCGCGGCAACATGCCGGCGACGGGGCTCCGCCTATTTGGTTGTAGGCGACGCATGGAGACACAGAAATGGCAACTTGCGAGCACGTGATCCCATGTGCTATGGGTGCACTCACGACGACCATGAACACCATCGCAACGATGCATCCAACCTTCATGCTCGCCATCGCCACAAATCAGAGGAACAAATGAGAAGGAAAGTATcacaatatatttttggttttggtgAGTCTCTTGCTTGGTGCTTGGTGAGTAAAATTGTGCAAGAGTAGGGTTTATATAGAACATGAGATAGTACTACTTAATAAGTTAGTAATATGGCAATTCATTATTCACATGTTTttcattatgtttatttttattttttattgatatttttattattatatttttaataattaagggtttattaaataattttggaaaGATAAGtctttgaattttatttgtgaaatattttgtaaaataaataaaaatcccataagattgtaaaatatataaaagatatgatGAGAATTTAAGACGAAGAATATATTAAGGATTATTTGTTGTAATTGCAATTCATTTAAGTATAAATTTCAAACCTAGCTAGTTCGATCCAGATCCAGTTCGCTTCGCGAGCAAGACCAATTGGCTTAGCGAGAAGTATCACTCATcatcattattttcatcatatatactttttttagaGTTCAAAATGTTTAGGAGTAACTAACTCCTTTATTGAGTGGAGTTGAATGTAATGTATATTCACTCTTT
Coding sequences:
- the LOC114166651 gene encoding non-specific lipid-transfer protein 1-like, producing the protein MASMKVGCIVAMVFMVVVSAPIAHGITCSQVAISVSPCVAYNQIGGAPSPACCRGLKNLNAAAKNTADRRTACNCLKSFFGSFPSINLDLAASLPSKCSVSSIPYNISTSTNCATIKF